A portion of the Corynebacterium occultum genome contains these proteins:
- a CDS encoding 1,4-dihydroxy-2-naphthoate polyprenyltransferase — MSEPLTTTPQPRATLRDWLTGARPQTWANAFSPVLVGSGVAAFHDGFSWWRALLALVVAWALIVGVNYANDYSDGIRGTDEDRTGPLRLTGSGLARPGQVKAAAFLSFGLAGIAGIALSLASAWWFIIIGAICILGAWFYTGGKNPYGYRGLGEVAVFIFFGLVAVMGTEFTQRGAVSWQGLVAAIAIGSISASVNLANNIRDIPSDEEAGKITLAVRLGDRNSRILYRVLLCMPFLASVVLAFATIPALIGLILFPLAIKGASPIVRLKTGKDLIPVIGATGKTMLAWSVLTTVALVLGL; from the coding sequence ATGTCTGAGCCCCTCACCACCACCCCGCAGCCCCGAGCCACCCTCCGGGACTGGCTCACCGGAGCCCGCCCACAGACCTGGGCCAACGCCTTCTCCCCTGTCCTGGTCGGTTCCGGTGTCGCTGCCTTCCATGACGGATTCAGCTGGTGGCGTGCCCTGCTGGCCCTGGTGGTCGCCTGGGCGCTGATCGTCGGCGTGAACTACGCCAACGACTACTCCGATGGTATCCGCGGCACCGATGAGGACCGCACCGGGCCGCTGCGGCTGACCGGTTCCGGTCTGGCCCGGCCCGGGCAGGTCAAGGCCGCCGCCTTCCTCTCCTTCGGTCTCGCCGGTATCGCCGGCATCGCACTCAGTCTGGCGAGCGCCTGGTGGTTCATCATCATCGGTGCCATCTGCATCCTCGGTGCCTGGTTCTACACCGGTGGCAAAAACCCCTATGGCTACCGCGGCCTGGGAGAGGTGGCGGTGTTCATCTTCTTCGGTCTGGTCGCCGTCATGGGCACCGAGTTCACCCAGCGGGGTGCGGTCAGCTGGCAGGGACTGGTCGCCGCCATCGCCATCGGCTCCATCTCCGCCTCGGTGAACCTGGCCAACAATATCCGCGACATCCCCTCCGATGAGGAGGCCGGCAAGATCACCCTGGCGGTACGTCTGGGTGACCGCAACTCCCGGATCCTCTACCGGGTGCTGCTCTGCATGCCCTTCCTGGCTTCCGTGGTCCTGGCCTTCGCCACCATCCCGGCACTGATCGGCCTGATCCTCTTCCCGCTGGCCATCAAGGGTGCCTCCCCCATCGTGCGCCTCAAGACCGGCAAGGACCTGATCCCGGTGATCGGGGCCACCGGAAAGACCATGCTGGCCTGGTCTGTCCTGACCACCGTCGCCCTGGTCCTCGGGCTCTAG
- a CDS encoding glycosyltransferase: MWIGYAVGQFASFFLTLLRMIPLALANRLSRSRVPREGEVIISLTSHGNRINRVHYTLESIFRGHEKAPVVLWLDRADYEAEWPVTLRRLVTRGLQVRCSDGDYGPHTKYWGQFREVAGSGTRVVTVDDDMIYPEWFLQRLLFIGDLRLDAVIAYRAHRIELREGKMLPYTKWTAADTCAASVLHFATGVSGVMYPASFIDYVVAQGDVFTGLSPRADDVWLHACALRSGHPIRQVYAQPRHFAVVPTTQVGALVVGNTLMGGNDEQIRRVYTQEDMDLLLGAHDRED; the protein is encoded by the coding sequence GTGTGGATCGGTTATGCCGTGGGACAGTTCGCGAGTTTCTTCCTGACCCTGCTCCGGATGATCCCCCTGGCCCTGGCGAACCGTCTCAGCCGTTCCCGGGTGCCGCGGGAGGGTGAGGTCATCATCTCCCTGACCTCCCACGGCAACCGGATCAACCGGGTGCACTACACCCTGGAATCCATCTTCCGGGGTCATGAAAAGGCCCCGGTGGTGCTCTGGCTGGATCGGGCCGATTATGAGGCTGAGTGGCCGGTGACACTGCGCCGCCTGGTCACACGTGGCCTTCAGGTGCGCTGTTCCGATGGGGATTATGGCCCACACACCAAGTACTGGGGTCAGTTTCGTGAGGTGGCCGGCAGCGGGACCAGGGTGGTCACCGTCGATGATGACATGATCTACCCGGAATGGTTCCTGCAGCGTCTGTTGTTCATCGGGGATCTGCGCCTGGACGCGGTGATCGCCTACCGGGCCCACCGCATTGAACTGCGGGAGGGTAAGATGCTGCCCTACACGAAATGGACCGCCGCGGACACCTGCGCGGCATCGGTGCTGCATTTCGCCACCGGGGTCTCCGGGGTGATGTACCCGGCGAGCTTCATCGACTATGTGGTGGCGCAGGGGGATGTGTTCACCGGGCTCTCCCCCCGGGCCGATGATGTCTGGCTGCATGCCTGCGCGCTACGGTCCGGACACCCCATCCGGCAGGTCTACGCCCAACCCCGCCACTTTGCGGTGGTGCCCACCACCCAGGTGGGGGCCCTGGTGGTTGGCAACACCCTCATGGGTGGCAATGATGAGCAGATCAGGCGGGTCTACACCCAGGAGGACATGGACCTCCTGCTGGGCGCGCATGACCGGGAGGACTAG
- a CDS encoding DUF4229 domain-containing protein gives MNEAPQQDPALKKKRNRALLKYGLARLGLFLLLTVVIHGAAILIGAPVPLVMSALLALIVAFPLSMLLFAGLRTEATETVAELSAQRKAHKAWVAQELAER, from the coding sequence CTGAATGAGGCCCCGCAGCAGGATCCGGCGCTGAAGAAGAAGCGTAACCGGGCCCTGCTGAAATATGGTCTGGCCCGGCTGGGTCTCTTCCTGCTTCTCACGGTGGTCATCCATGGCGCGGCGATTCTGATCGGCGCCCCGGTGCCGCTGGTGATGTCGGCGCTGCTGGCGTTGATCGTGGCTTTCCCGCTGTCCATGTTGCTCTTCGCGGGGCTGCGCACCGAGGCCACGGAAACGGTTGCGGAGCTAAGTGCCCAGCGTAAGGCCCATAAGGCCTGGGTCGCCCAAGAGCTTGCGGAGCGCTGA
- a CDS encoding AEC family transporter, which translates to MLGIITGFAIILSIIFIGFLLSAKGIIQGEKQRLVLNRVAFYAATPALLFNVVATSDPAELFSPVIGVIFLATALTALLFCVISVIFFKRDIPTTAMGASAAAYVNSNNIGLPVSIYVLGTGAYVAPVLVLQLVVFTPLMLAALSVSGGASGLSDDGKRHSSRRKILHVIKNSLFSPIVLGSVAGLVVCLMQWEVPAPVMAPFEILGGASIPMILLSFGASLTTTRVLNSTADRASVLTATTIKLVGMPLIALGLGLALRLDTDALYAAVILAALPTAQNVYNYAATYRKGEVVARDSVFLTTFAALPAMLVIALLFGR; encoded by the coding sequence ATGCTCGGCATCATCACCGGATTCGCCATCATCCTGTCGATCATCTTCATCGGCTTCCTGCTCTCTGCAAAGGGCATCATCCAGGGGGAGAAACAGCGGCTGGTGCTCAACCGGGTGGCCTTCTACGCCGCCACCCCCGCCCTGCTCTTCAACGTGGTGGCCACCTCCGACCCGGCCGAGCTCTTCTCCCCGGTGATCGGGGTGATCTTCCTGGCCACCGCCCTGACCGCCCTGCTCTTCTGCGTCATCTCCGTGATCTTCTTCAAACGCGATATCCCCACCACCGCGATGGGGGCCTCAGCCGCCGCCTACGTCAACTCCAACAATATCGGCCTGCCCGTCAGCATCTACGTCCTGGGCACCGGCGCTTATGTTGCCCCCGTCCTGGTGCTCCAACTGGTGGTCTTCACCCCGCTGATGCTCGCCGCCCTCTCCGTCAGCGGTGGTGCCAGTGGACTCAGTGATGACGGCAAGCGACACAGCTCCCGCCGCAAGATTCTGCACGTGATCAAGAACTCCCTCTTCAGCCCCATCGTGCTCGGCTCCGTCGCCGGCCTGGTGGTCTGCCTGATGCAGTGGGAGGTCCCCGCACCGGTGATGGCCCCCTTCGAGATCCTCGGCGGTGCCTCCATCCCCATGATCCTGCTCAGCTTCGGCGCCTCCCTCACCACCACCAGGGTGCTCAACTCCACCGCGGACCGCGCCTCGGTCCTGACCGCCACCACCATCAAACTGGTGGGCATGCCCCTGATCGCCCTGGGGCTGGGACTGGCTCTGCGGCTGGACACCGACGCCCTCTACGCCGCCGTCATCCTGGCGGCACTGCCCACCGCGCAGAATGTCTACAACTACGCCGCCACCTACCGCAAGGGGGAGGTCGTCGCCCGGGACTCGGTATTCCTCACCACCTTCGCCGCCCTCCCGGCGATGCTGGTGATCGCACTGCTCTTCGGACGCTAA
- the rfbA gene encoding glucose-1-phosphate thymidylyltransferase RfbA has protein sequence MKGIILAGGTGSRLRPITYGISKQLVPVYDKPMIYYPLSTLMLAGITDILVITTPEDRGQFERLLGDGSQFGIALSYVEQDAPRGLAEAFILGAEHIGEDSVALVLGDNIFYGAGLGTQLRRYTEPEGGAIFAYWVSNPEAYGVVDFDEQGQALSLAEKPAEPSSNYAVPGLYFYDNEVIDIARSLTPSARGELEITDINNEYLRRGKLQVEVLPRGTAWLDTGTVDLLMAAADFVRTIEQRQGLKIGSPEEVAWRMGYINDEQLCARAAALKASGYGDYLLDTLRRERPAR, from the coding sequence GTGAAGGGGATCATCCTGGCCGGTGGCACCGGATCCCGTCTCCGCCCGATCACCTACGGCATCTCCAAACAGCTGGTCCCAGTCTATGACAAACCGATGATCTACTATCCGTTGTCCACGCTGATGCTGGCCGGTATCACCGATATCCTGGTCATCACCACCCCTGAGGATCGGGGCCAATTCGAAAGACTGCTGGGTGATGGCTCCCAGTTCGGCATCGCCTTGAGCTATGTGGAACAGGATGCTCCCCGGGGCCTGGCGGAGGCATTCATTCTCGGCGCCGAGCATATCGGTGAGGACTCCGTGGCGCTGGTGCTCGGTGACAATATTTTCTATGGCGCGGGCCTGGGAACTCAGCTGCGGCGCTACACCGAACCTGAGGGTGGGGCCATCTTCGCCTACTGGGTGTCCAATCCGGAGGCTTATGGGGTGGTGGACTTCGATGAGCAGGGGCAGGCTCTCTCCCTGGCGGAGAAACCGGCGGAACCCAGTTCCAATTATGCGGTGCCGGGTCTGTATTTCTATGACAATGAGGTCATTGACATCGCCCGTTCCCTCACCCCCTCCGCCCGGGGTGAGCTGGAGATCACCGACATCAACAATGAATACCTGCGCCGCGGGAAACTGCAGGTGGAGGTGCTGCCACGTGGTACTGCCTGGCTGGATACCGGGACCGTGGACCTGCTCATGGCGGCGGCTGATTTCGTCCGCACCATTGAGCAGCGTCAGGGGTTGAAGATCGGCTCCCCGGAGGAGGTGGCCTGGCGGATGGGCTATATCAATGATGAACAGCTCTGTGCCCGCGCGGCGGCGCTGAAGGCTTCCGGTTACGGGGATTATCTCTTGGACACCCTCCGGCGGGAACGGCCGGCACGCTAG